The segment GCAATAACCCTAATCTCACGACCCGCATTTATAGCGTAGGCGTTTTTGATTCCTTCTTTTGAATTTGCGATATTTTCTATCTCTTCAACTCTTTTTAAGAAACTCTCAAGCACCTCTCTTCTAGCTCCAGGGCGTGCCGCAGACAAGGCATCAGCAGCACAAACTGCTGCGCACTCTACGCTTAAGGCTTCTTCATGTCCGTGATGAGCATAAATAGCATTGATTACAACCGGATGCTCCTTGTATCGCTTACAAATTTCAGCCCCTAAATCCACATGGCTACCTTGGTATTCGTGCGTTAAGGCTTTGCCAATATCGTGTAAAATACCAGCTCTAATAGCTAGCTTCTCATCTCCGCCAGTTTCAGCTGCGATAATACCTGCTAGGTGAGCGACTTCTAGGCTATGAGCTAAGGCATTTTGACCATAACTAGCTCTAAATTTCATCTTGCCTATCAATTTGACAATTTCAGGATGAACCTTTGTAATTCCTAAATCAATCAAGATATTTTCGCCCTCTTCTAAGATACTAGCTTCAAATTCTTCGCAAACTTTTTGATGGATTTCTTCTATTCTAGCAGGTTGAATTCTCCCATCTTCAACCAAAAGCTCAATAACCCTTGTAGCGATAGCTCGGCGATAGAGATTAAAGCTAGAAAGCACGATAGCATGGGGCGTATCATCGATTATGATATCCACGCCAAGCACCATTTCAAGAGTTTTGATATTTCGCCCTTCTTTGCCGATGATGCGACCTTTTAACTCATCATTTTTGATATCAACTACATTAATCAATCTCTCAGCAGCAAACTCCCCAGCAAATCTACTAGTGGCTTGAGCTAAGATATAATTTGCCTTTTTCTTAGCTTCTCTTTTTGCCTCTTCTTCGTATTTTCTAACGATATGAGCGATATCGGCACGGCTTTTCTCTTCAACTTTTTTTAAGACCAAATCCCTAGCCTCTTCTTGAGTTAAACCAGCTATACGCTCCATAGTTTTTAGCACTTCATCTATCTTTGTTTGATAGTTGTTTTTTAAGCTCAAACCCTCTTCATACAAAGCTTTAGCTATATTTTGACTCTGTTCTAAATCGCTTTTAGCATTGTTTAAACTCTCTTTTTCAAAGAGCAAATTTTGCTCTTTTTTGCTTATTTCATCAAATTTTTGGTTATACTCTTTTTGAAGTTTGCTGCCCTTTTCTTCATATCTTTTTTTAGCTTCAAATTCAGCCTCACTCACCTTAACTCTAGCATCTTTAAGCACACTTTCGGCTTCAAATTCAATAGCTTTGGCTTTGGCTTTGGCCTGTTCTACTAGTATAGTATAATTGGCGTCATTTATCTTTTTAGATATTAGCCATCCACCGCCAGCTCCGAAAATCAAACCTCCTAGCCCTATTAACGACATCTCTATCATAACATACCTTTTTTATATATTTTTTAGTAGGCGTGATATAAAAGTCAGCACAAATATCATGCTTATCACAAATTTTATCATCAATATACATATCTTTTATACTCACAAACACAACAACCGGCCTATAACCTAGATTAGCAAAAAACCTATCATAAAATCCAGCTCCATGCCCTACTCTAGCCATTTTTGTATCCATTGCGATAACTGGTACGATAGCCATATCTATATCTTTTTTATAAGCATTTGAATCCATAGCTTCTCTAATACCAAATTTAGACACAAAAAAGGGTAATCGCAATTTTACCATTTTTAAACTTTTATCTACCATAAATGGGACAAATATTGTGCAATTTTTTGATATTTTTCGCCTAAGTTTTATCAAATTTGGCTCTGTTGCCATCGGAATGAAAATAAGCAAATTCTTAACTTTATATAGCTTAATAAGCTTTAAAATATCAAAATTTAATCTATTTTTATAGCAACTAGCAAGTCGCTTGGACTCTTTTTTTAAAGCTGTTTTAGCTATTTTTCTATATTTTTCTTTATCAAATTTAATCATAATATTAATCTTTATTTAGTATAATTTTGGCATTTTACCAAAAAATTAGGAAATATGATGAATTTCAAAATCTTTTTTATAGCAATTTTGATAGCTATATTCGCAGGCTGTGATAGCACTTCAAGCTCAAATCAAGAGCAATCTAGCTCACCTTCAGTGATCCAAAATGACTACTCAAAACCATTTACCTTAAAATTAAACGATGGTAGCGAGCTAAAAATGCAAAAAAAAGATAATGGATATGATATCGATATCAAAGATAAAGCGGTATTTTTAAATTTCTTTGCGACTTGGTGTCCGCCTTGTAAAGTTGAAATCCCTTATCTCACCACACTTCAAGAGAAATACCAAGACAAACTCCAAATAATCGGCATCTCAATTGATGAATTAAGCCTAGAACAAGCCAATGAATTCAAAGAGCTATTAAACATCAATTACCCGCTAGCCTACTCAAACGCAAATCAATATCTCATCTCATCTCTTGGCGGCGTTGTCGGAATTCCATTTAGTATCTTATATCATCCAAATGGCAAATTCGCCGCATCTTATAATGGATTAGTGCCGATTGAGATGCTTGAAAATGATATTAAAAAGGTGATTAAATAATGTTTAGTTTTCTTAAAAAAGGCTTAGAAAAGACCCTTAACACCTTCAAATCATCCAAGCCAAAAGATAAAAAAATAACCAAAGATATCCTAGAAGAGCTACTATTAGAAGCCGATGTGCCTTATGAGATCGCTCAAGAGATTATCTACTATCTACCGCCTAGAGATATTGTAGATAGGGCCGATCTAGCTAGAGTTATGCAAACATATTTTATGTATGATAATGAAAGTGTAGAAGCAAAGCCATTTGTAATGATGATTTTAGGGGTTAATGGCGCTGGCAAGACAACCACAATAGCAAAATTAGCAAATTTATTTAAATCCAACTCAAAAAGCGTAATTTTAGGCGCTAGTGATACATTTAGAGCTGGGGCAATCGAGCAACTACGCCAATGGGCTAATAAGCTTGAACTCCCTATAATCGCATCAAATCAAGGCCACGACCCAGCCGCTGTGGCTTATGATACCATTAGCTCTGCTGTGGCTAAAGGCATTGATTATGCGATTATCGATACAGCTGGAAGACTGCAAAATCAAAAGAATTTAGCTAGCGAATTAGAGAAAATTTCTAGAATTAGCCATAAAGCCCTAGATGGCGCCCCACATCAAAAAATTCTAATATTAGATGGCACCCAAGGTAGCGCTGGAGTCGCTCAAGCTAAGGCTTTTAATGAGATTATAAAGGTTAATGGAGTTATCATAACCAAGCTAGATGGCACGGCTAAGGGTGGTGCGCTCTTTGGGATCGCTAGGGAGCTTGAGTTGCCTATTTTATACATCGGTGTTGGCGAGAGCAAAGATGATCTTATTAAATTTGATCCAAAAGAGTTTGTAGATACTATCTGCGATGCTATATTTTTAGACTAAAATGGCAAAATCAAAAACTATCTTTGAGTGCGAAGCCTGTGGCAATCAACAGAGCAAATGGATGGGCAAATGCCCGCAATGCGGAGCGTGGGAGAGCTTTATCGAGCTTAGTAGCGAACAGATAAAAGTCAGCCAAGAGCTAGCCAAACTATCCAAAACCACCAAAAACGCCACCCCCATATCTCAAATTCAAATAGAACAAATCAAACGCATATCAACCAAAGATGATGAGCTAGACCTTGTCTTAGGTGGTGGCATAGTGAGTGGCTCACTTGTACTTATCGGTGGAAGCCCTGGAATAGGCAAATCCACCCTACTACTCAAAATCGCTTCAAATTTGGCAAACACCAACCAAAAAGTTCTATATGTAAGCGGAGAAGAGAGCACGAGCCAAATCAAGCTAAGAGCCGATAGATTAAACGCAAATAGCGATAATCTATTTTTATTAACAGAGATTGATCTCTCATCTATATTAGCCCAACTGGCTAAAAATCGTTATGATACCATCATCATAGACTCTATCCAAACCCTATATAGTGACAAGATCAGCTCAGCACCCGGCTCAATTTCACAAGTTAGAGAGATCACCTTTGAGCTTATGCGACTAGCCAAAAAAGAGGATATAGCTATATTTATCATCGGCCATATAACCAAAGAAGGCTCCATCGCTGGACCTAGAATTTTAGAGCATATGGTTGATGTGGTGCTATATTTTGAAGGCGATAGTAGCAAAGAACTTCGCATATTAAGAGGGATAAAAAACCGCTTTGGCACCACAAGCGAAGTTGGAATATTCGAGATGCGTAGCAACGGCCTAATAAGTGCCAAAGATATTAGCAATAAATTTTTTACCCGTGGCAATGCCGTTAGCGGATCAGCCATCACAGTTACAATGGAAGGAAGTCGTGCCCTAGTAGTCGAAATCCAAGCCCTAGTCTGTGAAAGCAACTACCCCAAAAGAAGCTCAACCGGCTTTGACAAAAATCGCTTAGATATGATATTAGCACTTTTGGAGCGTAAATTAGAAATCCCTCTTGGCCATTACGATGTATTTATCAATGTAACTGGCGGTGTCAAGATCAATGAAACCGCTTGCGATTTAGCCGTGGTAGCTGCGATAATATCTAGCTTTCGTAATCGCCCCATATCTAAAGAGAGCATATTTATCGGAGAGCTTAGCTTAAATGGCGAAATAAGGGAGATTTTCAATCTTGACGCAAGACTAAAAGAAGCCGTATTTCAAAAATTCAAAAATGCCATCACCCCAAACAAACCGCTAGAAAACTACCCTATAAAAACATTCGTAGCCAAAGAAATAACCCAAGTTTTAGAGTGGATGTAGCTAAATTTATAATATTTTAATCTAAATTTAGCTATAATTTTGCTATTTTTAAGCCTGAGTGGTGAAACTGGTAGACGCGCTAGACTCAAAATCTAGTAGGGGCAACCCTGTGTCGGTTCGAGTCCGACCTCAGGCACCATTGCTACATTTCAATACTTTTCTTAAACTTTCACAAATTGCTAAAATATCCATAAAAATATTAAAAACAAAAATCCAATCACAAAAATTCAAATCTATATTTTAAATTTAAATTTCCATATCTCATTTTATTTACTATCACCCATAAAATCAAATAAAAGATTTTAAATTCAAATAGAAAAAATTGTCTTTTAATACTTATCAAAAAATAAATTTTTTATATTTAATTTAAAAATAAGTAAATTTTTTATACAATTCCGCCTAAATTTTATCAAATAAGGAGAAAAAATGAAAGGCGCTATAGCTACTATAGTAGCAAATTCCGCTACTACCCCCCCCCTATTTTTTCTAAAAGGAGTGTAAAATGAATAACTCCAAAATCCTACTCTCATCAATTACAATTAGTATCTTATGCTCTGTCAATTTATCAGCTGCTTGCCCATATGGTACAGAAAGTGGCGGCAACACATGTACCATAAACAGCGGCGGAACAATAAATGATGGTCTCACCCCTTGGCATAATCCTGGTGGTGATTCTATTGGAAAAACCCTAATTATAGACAATGGAACTCGAATTACTCAAGGCAACCAAAAAAGCACATTTGCTGGTAGCGTAAGAGATGGGAAAGCTGATAACAATACACTAATAATATCTGGTGGGTCAGTGCTTGATGCATATTATATAGTTGGCGGGAAAGCTAATGTTCCTAATGCCACTAGCAGCACAAGTGGTAATAGCGTAACAATCTCTGGAGCAAATACACAAGTAACAAGCCGTAATATAATCGCTGGTGGCTGGACTGCTGGAGAAGGCACAGCAAATGAAAATAGCGTAACGATCAACGAAGGTGCCACAGTAAGTAGCAATGTTTATGCCGGAGAGTCACATACTGGTGAAGCATCAAAAAATAAGGTAATAATAGACTCAGCCACAGTAACTAATGGCCAAATCTTAGGCGGAAACATAGTAACTAACGGCATAGCCAATGAAAATAGCGTAGTGATCCGTGGCACTGCTGTGGTAACTGGTGATATCACAGGTGGCGGAAGTCAACATAGTAATAGTGGCCCGAGAGAGGCAAATAGTAACGAAGTAATCATAGATGGCACCGCCCAAATAAGAGGAACAATAACTGGTGGTGAAAGTTTTCACGCAGATGGCACAGCAAATTCCAATAAAATAACCATAGGCCAAAATGCCAATATATCACAAGTTACACAGATTACTGGCGCTACAAGCTCTCAAGGCACTGCAAATAATAACGAATTAAATATCGCTGGTAGTGTAAGTGCTAATACTAGTATAACTGGTGGTATCGGTCAAACTGACGCTAGTAATAATAATATATTAATCAGTGGAGATAGCGCTGGAGCAGTAATCGGTGGCCAAAGTGCCCAAGGCAGCGCAAATAACAACGACATTATCATCGGCGGAAATGCCACTGGCAATATAACTGGTAGTATCGGCCAAACCGGCGCTGATAATAACAACATAAGTGTAGGTGGTAGTGTAGATAGTAATGTAATCGGCGGCCAAAGTGCCCAAGGCACCGCAAATAACAACGATATAACCATCGGTGGAGATTCCACTGGCAATATAACTGGTGGTGAAGGTCAAACTGGCGCTAGTGATAATAATATTGCAATCAGTGGAGATAGCACCGGAGCAATAATCGGTGGCCAAAGCGAGGCCGGCAGCGCAACTAAAAACGATATAACCATCGGTGGAAATTCCACTGGCAATATAACTGGTGGTGATGGCCAAACTGGCGCTAGTGATAATAATATATTAATCAGTGGAAATAGCACCGGAGCAATAATCGGTGGCCAAAGCGATGCCGGTGCCGCAAATAAAAATGGTATTATCATCGGTGGTAGCGTAGGTGGTGATGTAATCGGTGGTATAGGTAACACTGATGCTGGTGATAACAATATAAACATAACTGGAAGCGTAACAGGCAATGTAACTGGTGGCCAAAGCGCCCAAGGCACCGCAAATAAAAACGATATAACCATCGGCGGAAGTGTAGGTGGTAATGTAACTGGTGGTGATGGTAAAACCGGTGCTGAAAACAATAATATAAGTGTCGCTGGTAGTGTAGGCGGTGATGTAATCGGTGGTAAAACTGAAAATGGTTCAGCTGGTAATAACATTATAAATATAGATGGTAATACCCAAGGAGATATCATCGGTGGTCAAACTAACGATACTAATGGCCAAACTAGTGGCAACCAAATAACTGCTAATGGCAATGTAGATGGTAATATCTATGGTGGTTATAATGAAGCAACACAAAAGGTTCAAGGTAGCAACAACACAATAACCCTATCAGGCGACCTTACTAAAGTAACTGGTAATATCCAAGTAGGTGATATCGCTAGTAATGGTGGTAGTGGAAATACCCTAAATATAAATACCAAAAACCCTGTAACCCTAGGAGGTAAAACCAATGGTGCTCAAAACATCAATATAGCAGTAGGCAATCTAGGTGCTGGTGATGCGGCTGTAACTATCGGCCCAAATGGCTCAATAGATGTAGGTGGCACTACTATTAGCGCTGAACTAAAAGTAAAAGATAACTTCAATCATGGTGATACGCTAAAACTATTTCAAACACAGGGCAATGCTAAAATCGAAGGCGAAGCAAATAGTGTAGATGTAACTGCCGTAAAAGGTGGTGCAGTAACCTATAAAGTAGAGATAGATAAAAGCGACCTTACCAAACCTGCTGAAGCAAAAATAACAGGCATAACACCTGAGACAAAAACTATAAGTGAAGGTCTAGTAGCTGGTGCGGCCACTATATCTATAGCTTCTGAAAATACCGCTGGTAAAGGTATAGAGTCTGCTGCTGCTTCTACTTATGTAAATATGGCTAATGCTGGTGCTGGAACTGCTGTGGTAGCTCCATTTGGCTCTTCAATGGGTGGATCAAGCAAGATAAAAACTGGCTCTTATGTCAGATCAACTGGTATTAGCCTAATAGTTGGTGCGGCTGCTGGTAAATATACTGATGATGGCAAACTAACTATAGGGCCTTTTATCGAAATGGGTAAAAACTGGTATAGCACATATAATGACTTTGGTAATGGCGAGATAAGAGGTGATGGTGATAGTAGATATATCGGTGCTGGTTTGCTAGCTAGATATGACTTTGGTAGCATTCTAAGCTCTAGACCATATGTAGAAGCCTCTTTTAGATATGGTAGAAACTACAATAGATATGAGAATATCCATATGAATGATGGCTTTGGAAATCATGCTAAATATCATATGAATACAAACTACATTGGCTATCATCTGGGTGCTGGATATGAGTTTAGAAAAGATGATAAAGCTATTGAGTTATATGCTAAATATCTATATACTCGCTTAGCTGGTGATGAGATAGAGATTATGCATATACCATATGTATTTGAAGCTGTCGAGTCTCATAGGCTACTAACTGGTAGTAGATATAAGCTAGATTTAGACCCTAAAGATAACTTCAAAATCACGCCTTATGCTGGGGTGGCTTTGGATTATGAGTTTGAAGGTAGTGGGGATGTGTATGCGGCTGGATTTGCTGTGGATTCACCTACGCTAAGAGGTGCATCTACTATGCTAGAAGCTGGTGTAACTATCGATAACAATAAAGGCTTTAGTGTAGATCTAGGTGCCTTTGGACATATGGGAAAACGCCAAGGTATCAATGGTATAGCAAATGTTAAATTTGAATTCTAATCTATAATTTGAGTTTTAATCCATTTTAATCTTTAAAAGCCCTTTGGGTTTTTAAAGGTTTTTTAAATTCTTTAAATTATCTAGAATTCTGGGTTTGTTTAATCTAGAATTCTAGGATTTATTAATTTAGCATATTTATTGCTTATATTTCTTTGAAATATATTAAAATAAATTTAGTAATGACAAATATTATTTAAAATTGGCCCATCTAAAAAAATTAGAATTCCAAAAATATATTAGAGTATTTTGGTTTTGAAATTGCCTTTTGATAAAGTCTATAAATGATAGCAAGATTATTAGTTGAGATATGTCAAAGCTTTGCTAAAAGGCTAGAATTCTTTGTGATCAAATAAAATCCTGTTAGCACAGAAAGATTTATAGAAAAAATCGCTAATTTAGATAACAAAAAAACTACAAAAGTTAAACAAATAATTAAAACTATGTTTAGTTAATAGTTTTTATCCTAATATTTTATATTTTACTATGAGGTGGTATGGTGGGCTAGAATTAAAATAATTTTAAATTCTAGCTTGAGAGTGTTTAATTGTCGTTATATCCAAACTCTGTGCGAGTTAATAAAACTTCTTTCCAAAAGCTTTCTCTATTTCTTATTATTTCATCATCTACGCTAGATTTAAAAATCTCTAAAATTGAATATTTAAAGTTTTCTTTTATATACTCAAAATCTAGCGGCTTTAAAAGCTTATTGCCGCCATGCCCATTTGCTATATA is part of the Campylobacter lanienae NCTC 13004 genome and harbors:
- a CDS encoding autotransporter domain-containing protein; this translates as MNNSKILLSSITISILCSVNLSAACPYGTESGGNTCTINSGGTINDGLTPWHNPGGDSIGKTLIIDNGTRITQGNQKSTFAGSVRDGKADNNTLIISGGSVLDAYYIVGGKANVPNATSSTSGNSVTISGANTQVTSRNIIAGGWTAGEGTANENSVTINEGATVSSNVYAGESHTGEASKNKVIIDSATVTNGQILGGNIVTNGIANENSVVIRGTAVVTGDITGGGSQHSNSGPREANSNEVIIDGTAQIRGTITGGESFHADGTANSNKITIGQNANISQVTQITGATSSQGTANNNELNIAGSVSANTSITGGIGQTDASNNNILISGDSAGAVIGGQSAQGSANNNDIIIGGNATGNITGSIGQTGADNNNISVGGSVDSNVIGGQSAQGTANNNDITIGGDSTGNITGGEGQTGASDNNIAISGDSTGAIIGGQSEAGSATKNDITIGGNSTGNITGGDGQTGASDNNILISGNSTGAIIGGQSDAGAANKNGIIIGGSVGGDVIGGIGNTDAGDNNINITGSVTGNVTGGQSAQGTANKNDITIGGSVGGNVTGGDGKTGAENNNISVAGSVGGDVIGGKTENGSAGNNIINIDGNTQGDIIGGQTNDTNGQTSGNQITANGNVDGNIYGGYNEATQKVQGSNNTITLSGDLTKVTGNIQVGDIASNGGSGNTLNINTKNPVTLGGKTNGAQNINIAVGNLGAGDAAVTIGPNGSIDVGGTTISAELKVKDNFNHGDTLKLFQTQGNAKIEGEANSVDVTAVKGGAVTYKVEIDKSDLTKPAEAKITGITPETKTISEGLVAGAATISIASENTAGKGIESAAASTYVNMANAGAGTAVVAPFGSSMGGSSKIKTGSYVRSTGISLIVGAAAGKYTDDGKLTIGPFIEMGKNWYSTYNDFGNGEIRGDGDSRYIGAGLLARYDFGSILSSRPYVEASFRYGRNYNRYENIHMNDGFGNHAKYHMNTNYIGYHLGAGYEFRKDDKAIELYAKYLYTRLAGDEIEIMHIPYVFEAVESHRLLTGSRYKLDLDPKDNFKITPYAGVALDYEFEGSGDVYAAGFAVDSPTLRGASTMLEAGVTIDNNKGFSVDLGAFGHMGKRQGINGIANVKFEF
- the rny gene encoding ribonuclease Y, with product MIEMSLIGLGGLIFGAGGGWLISKKINDANYTILVEQAKAKAKAIEFEAESVLKDARVKVSEAEFEAKKRYEEKGSKLQKEYNQKFDEISKKEQNLLFEKESLNNAKSDLEQSQNIAKALYEEGLSLKNNYQTKIDEVLKTMERIAGLTQEEARDLVLKKVEEKSRADIAHIVRKYEEEAKREAKKKANYILAQATSRFAGEFAAERLINVVDIKNDELKGRIIGKEGRNIKTLEMVLGVDIIIDDTPHAIVLSSFNLYRRAIATRVIELLVEDGRIQPARIEEIHQKVCEEFEASILEEGENILIDLGITKVHPEIVKLIGKMKFRASYGQNALAHSLEVAHLAGIIAAETGGDEKLAIRAGILHDIGKALTHEYQGSHVDLGAEICKRYKEHPVVINAIYAHHGHEEALSVECAAVCAADALSAARPGARREVLESFLKRVEEIENIANSKEGIKNAYAINAGREIRVIANAELVNDDEAVLLAKEIAEEIESKMQYPGEIKVNVIREVRAVEYAK
- a CDS encoding TlpA family protein disulfide reductase; this translates as MNFKIFFIAILIAIFAGCDSTSSSNQEQSSSPSVIQNDYSKPFTLKLNDGSELKMQKKDNGYDIDIKDKAVFLNFFATWCPPCKVEIPYLTTLQEKYQDKLQIIGISIDELSLEQANEFKELLNINYPLAYSNANQYLISSLGGVVGIPFSILYHPNGKFAASYNGLVPIEMLENDIKKVIK
- a CDS encoding 5-formyltetrahydrofolate cyclo-ligase → MIKFDKEKYRKIAKTALKKESKRLASCYKNRLNFDILKLIKLYKVKNLLIFIPMATEPNLIKLRRKISKNCTIFVPFMVDKSLKMVKLRLPFFVSKFGIREAMDSNAYKKDIDMAIVPVIAMDTKMARVGHGAGFYDRFFANLGYRPVVVFVSIKDMYIDDKICDKHDICADFYITPTKKYIKKVCYDRDVVNRARRFDFRSWRWMANI
- the radA gene encoding DNA repair protein RadA, with the protein product MAKSKTIFECEACGNQQSKWMGKCPQCGAWESFIELSSEQIKVSQELAKLSKTTKNATPISQIQIEQIKRISTKDDELDLVLGGGIVSGSLVLIGGSPGIGKSTLLLKIASNLANTNQKVLYVSGEESTSQIKLRADRLNANSDNLFLLTEIDLSSILAQLAKNRYDTIIIDSIQTLYSDKISSAPGSISQVREITFELMRLAKKEDIAIFIIGHITKEGSIAGPRILEHMVDVVLYFEGDSSKELRILRGIKNRFGTTSEVGIFEMRSNGLISAKDISNKFFTRGNAVSGSAITVTMEGSRALVVEIQALVCESNYPKRSSTGFDKNRLDMILALLERKLEIPLGHYDVFINVTGGVKINETACDLAVVAAIISSFRNRPISKESIFIGELSLNGEIREIFNLDARLKEAVFQKFKNAITPNKPLENYPIKTFVAKEITQVLEWM
- a CDS encoding GIY-YIG nuclease family protein, which translates into the protein MYLVVDTKTGKKYVGSAYGNDMLLGRWHNYIANGHGGNKLLKPLDFEYIKENFKYSILEIFKSSVDDEIIRNRESFWKEVLLTRTEFGYNDN
- the ftsY gene encoding signal recognition particle-docking protein FtsY — translated: MFSFLKKGLEKTLNTFKSSKPKDKKITKDILEELLLEADVPYEIAQEIIYYLPPRDIVDRADLARVMQTYFMYDNESVEAKPFVMMILGVNGAGKTTTIAKLANLFKSNSKSVILGASDTFRAGAIEQLRQWANKLELPIIASNQGHDPAAVAYDTISSAVAKGIDYAIIDTAGRLQNQKNLASELEKISRISHKALDGAPHQKILILDGTQGSAGVAQAKAFNEIIKVNGVIITKLDGTAKGGALFGIARELELPILYIGVGESKDDLIKFDPKEFVDTICDAIFLD